A region of Staphylococcus sp. IVB6181 DNA encodes the following proteins:
- the rsmH gene encoding 16S rRNA (cytosine(1402)-N(4))-methyltransferase RsmH, with protein MFHHVSVMLKETIDELNIKEDGVYVDCTLGGAGHALYLLNQLNDNGHLIAIDQDMTAIENAKEVLKDHLDRVTFVHSNFREINQILDDLNIDKVDGIYYDLGVSSPQLDVPERGFSYHQDARLDMRMDQTQPLSAYEVVNEWPYESLVRIFYRYGEEKFSKQIARRIEKTREHEPIETTLQLVDVIKEGIPAKARRKGGHPAKRVFQAIRIAVNDELKAFEDSLEQAIDRVKVNGRISVITFHSLEDRLCKQIFQEYEKGPEVPRGLPIIPEEYTPKLKRVNRKPITATDDDLAENNRARSAKLRVAEILK; from the coding sequence GTGTTTCATCACGTTAGTGTCATGTTAAAAGAAACCATTGATGAATTAAATATAAAAGAAGATGGTGTATATGTTGACTGCACACTTGGTGGAGCAGGCCATGCCCTTTATTTATTGAATCAACTTAACGACAATGGACATTTGATTGCGATTGACCAAGATATGACAGCCATAGAAAATGCTAAAGAGGTCTTAAAGGACCATTTAGATCGTGTCACATTTGTGCATAGCAATTTCAGAGAAATCAATCAAATCCTTGATGATTTGAACATTGACAAAGTTGACGGCATTTATTATGACTTAGGGGTTTCCAGCCCGCAGTTAGATGTGCCTGAACGAGGATTCAGTTATCACCAAGATGCAAGACTGGATATGCGTATGGATCAAACACAGCCTTTATCAGCGTATGAAGTTGTAAATGAGTGGCCATATGAAAGTTTAGTCAGAATCTTTTATCGCTATGGTGAAGAGAAATTCTCTAAACAGATTGCAAGAAGAATTGAAAAAACGAGAGAACATGAACCCATTGAGACAACCTTACAATTGGTAGACGTGATTAAAGAAGGGATTCCCGCTAAAGCAAGACGCAAAGGCGGCCACCCTGCAAAACGTGTCTTCCAAGCTATCAGAATAGCAGTCAACGATGAATTGAAAGCATTTGAAGATTCATTAGAACAAGCTATCGATAGAGTAAAGGTTAACGGACGTATTTCTGTGATTACTTTCCATTCACTAGAAGATCGTTTATGCAAACAAATCTTCCAAGAATATGAGAAAGGTCCGGAAGTGCCGAGAGGCTTACCGATTATTCCAGAGGAATATACACCGAAATTAAAACGCGTGAACCGCAAACCGATTACCGCAACAGATGATGATTTAGCAGAAAATAATCGTGCCCGCAGTGCTAAATTGCGTGTAGCAGAGATTTTAAAATGA
- the mraZ gene encoding division/cell wall cluster transcriptional repressor MraZ, translating into MFMGEYEHQLDAKGRMIVPSKFRYELNERFIITRGLDKCLFGYTMEEWQNIEEKMKSLPMTKRDARKFMRMFFSGAVEVELDKQGRINIPKNLREYANLSKECTVIGVSSRIEIWDRATWNAFYDESEDSFEDIAEDLIDFDF; encoded by the coding sequence ATGTTCATGGGTGAGTACGAACACCAGTTAGACGCAAAAGGCCGCATGATTGTACCATCTAAATTCAGATATGAATTAAATGAACGTTTTATCATTACCAGAGGCCTTGATAAATGTTTGTTCGGATACACTATGGAAGAATGGCAGAATATCGAGGAGAAAATGAAGTCATTACCGATGACAAAACGTGACGCACGTAAGTTTATGCGTATGTTCTTCTCAGGTGCTGTTGAAGTGGAACTCGACAAACAAGGGCGTATCAATATCCCTAAAAATTTAAGGGAGTACGCTAACTTAAGTAAGGAATGTACAGTGATCGGTGTTTCAAGCCGTATCGAAATTTGGGACAGAGCAACATGGAATGCGTTCTATGATGAATCTGAAGACAGTTTCGAAGATATCGCTGAAGATTTGATAGATTTTGATTTTTAA
- a CDS encoding N-acetyltransferase, with translation MSNVKHLDINYKTDELFADFRETSNPNLALIDEFAGEMIDASSESPFYGIFVGEKIAARMALYENGQVEEHYFPEYDNYLVLWKLEVLPSFQSRGLGTELVDFAKEKHLPIKAIARNKSKDFFIRHGFKDTEAKNPEGYDVLIWAPGH, from the coding sequence ATGAGCAACGTTAAACATTTAGATATTAACTATAAGACAGATGAGTTATTTGCGGACTTTAGAGAAACAAGCAATCCTAACCTCGCCTTAATTGATGAATTTGCCGGCGAAATGATTGACGCAAGTTCTGAATCACCATTCTACGGCATTTTTGTAGGGGAAAAAATCGCAGCAAGAATGGCATTATACGAAAATGGCCAAGTTGAAGAACATTACTTCCCAGAGTACGACAATTACTTAGTATTGTGGAAACTTGAAGTACTGCCTTCTTTCCAATCAAGAGGATTAGGTACAGAACTTGTTGATTTCGCTAAAGAAAAGCACTTGCCGATTAAAGCAATTGCTAGAAACAAGTCAAAAGACTTCTTCATCAGACATGGTTTCAAAGATACAGAAGCCAAAAATCCTGAGGGTTATGATGTTTTAATTTGGGCACCAGGACATTAA
- the bshC gene encoding bacillithiol biosynthesis cysteine-adding enzyme BshC, with product MDCLTAKINENDQFLTKLKESDALLNSFCQYDAMSPESFKTVLNKPNNGREQELASIIAQYMSDLDLSDQQRDNIDKLNQGAKVVIGGQQAGLFGGPLYTFHKILSIVNLSRELQEDYHKEVVPVFWIAGEDHDFDEVNHTYVFNEQKALLHKVKYHTMTPPESNVSRYVPDKEALLHALDQFMVQLPETKHTQPLHQMMREIITNYETWSDMFKALCHEVFKDYGLLLIDAQYQKLRELEQPILREMIEKHKQVDQAFRSQQARSVGAGMDAMIQTDTNVHLFLHEDDMRQLLTFEEGYYYTSKSQTAYTKEDLLEILEQSPERFSNNVVTRPIMEEWLFNTVSFVGGPSEIKYWAELKTAFEVLGVDMPIVLPRTKMTYLTQRVEKLLARYDITAEEVIQHGIEDEKNKFIRAHASETFLNQLEALKENQQKVYVQLLAEVEGNEDNKNLVNKNNQIHQSQYDYLRKRYFVNIERENAISMKHFREINDSLHPMGGLQERVWNALQFMNEFGTDMFSPSTYPPLRYTLDQIIIKP from the coding sequence ATGGATTGTTTAACCGCAAAAATCAATGAGAATGATCAGTTTCTGACAAAATTAAAAGAAAGTGATGCATTGTTAAACTCATTTTGCCAATATGATGCGATGTCTCCTGAAAGTTTTAAAACAGTTTTAAACAAGCCGAATAACGGCAGAGAGCAGGAGTTAGCTTCAATTATTGCACAGTACATGTCAGATTTAGATTTATCTGATCAACAAAGAGATAATATTGATAAATTGAATCAAGGAGCTAAAGTAGTCATCGGCGGGCAGCAAGCTGGCTTGTTCGGGGGACCGCTGTATACTTTTCATAAAATATTATCGATTGTTAATTTAAGCCGTGAATTGCAAGAAGACTATCACAAAGAAGTTGTGCCTGTATTTTGGATTGCGGGAGAGGACCATGACTTCGATGAAGTGAATCATACGTATGTCTTTAATGAACAAAAAGCATTATTGCACAAAGTAAAATATCATACAATGACACCGCCTGAAAGCAATGTGTCGCGTTATGTACCTGATAAGGAAGCGTTACTGCATGCATTGGATCAATTTATGGTACAGCTGCCTGAAACTAAACATACGCAGCCGCTGCATCAAATGATGCGTGAGATAATCACAAATTATGAAACATGGTCAGATATGTTTAAAGCCTTATGTCACGAAGTTTTCAAAGACTATGGCTTGCTGCTGATAGATGCACAATATCAGAAACTCAGAGAATTAGAACAGCCGATCTTGAGAGAGATGATTGAAAAGCACAAACAAGTAGACCAAGCGTTTCGTTCGCAGCAAGCACGTTCAGTTGGTGCAGGTATGGATGCAATGATTCAAACAGATACAAATGTACATTTGTTTTTACATGAAGATGACATGCGTCAATTATTAACGTTTGAAGAAGGCTACTATTACACAAGCAAATCACAGACGGCTTATACCAAAGAGGACTTATTGGAGATTTTAGAACAAAGTCCTGAAAGATTCTCCAATAACGTAGTCACACGACCTATCATGGAAGAATGGCTGTTTAATACAGTCAGCTTTGTCGGCGGACCAAGCGAAATTAAATACTGGGCCGAATTAAAAACAGCATTTGAAGTTTTAGGTGTTGATATGCCGATTGTATTGCCGAGAACGAAGATGACTTATCTGACACAGCGTGTTGAAAAATTATTAGCACGTTATGACATCACAGCAGAAGAAGTGATTCAGCACGGCATCGAAGATGAAAAGAATAAGTTTATCAGAGCGCATGCTTCTGAAACTTTCTTAAATCAATTAGAGGCGTTAAAAGAAAATCAGCAAAAAGTGTATGTACAGCTTTTAGCTGAAGTAGAGGGTAACGAGGATAATAAAAATTTAGTGAATAAGAATAATCAAATTCATCAATCGCAATATGATTACTTGCGAAAACGCTATTTCGTGAATATCGAAAGAGAAAATGCAATCAGCATGAAACATTTCAGAGAAATCAATGACTCTCTCCACCCAATGGGAGGACTTCAAGAAAGAGTGTGGAATGCACTGCAATTTATGAATGAATTTGGGACAGATATGTTCAGTCCCTCCACCTATCCACCACTTCGTTACACTTTAGATCAAATTATCATAAAACCTTAA
- a CDS encoding HAD-IA family hydrolase: MLTERFINYFKRFGMEVNGHEADVTFRDGLATAPVKYFPQTIEAIEYMSQHAKVYIVKNGVEDTQLRRLTQTPLENIMHDIFISEVTGFQKPMPEFFDYVFDRIDTQRESALIIGDSLTSDIKGGINAGIDTCWFNYRNKANASNIQPDYEIKNLSEIKSIIQ; encoded by the coding sequence GTGCTGACGGAGCGTTTTATTAATTACTTTAAGCGTTTTGGGATGGAAGTGAATGGGCATGAAGCGGATGTCACATTCAGAGATGGATTAGCGACAGCACCGGTTAAATATTTTCCGCAAACGATTGAAGCAATTGAATATATGTCGCAGCATGCAAAGGTTTATATTGTGAAAAATGGTGTGGAGGATACACAGTTGCGTCGTTTAACGCAAACACCGCTTGAAAATATCATGCATGATATCTTTATTTCAGAAGTGACAGGTTTCCAAAAACCGATGCCTGAATTCTTTGATTATGTCTTTGACCGTATTGATACACAGCGTGAAAGCGCATTGATTATCGGTGATTCTTTAACATCAGATATCAAAGGCGGTATTAATGCAGGCATTGATACATGCTGGTTTAACTATAGAAACAAAGCGAATGCGTCAAATATTCAACCGGATTATGAAATTAAGAATCTGAGTGAGATTAAATCTATTATCCAATAA